Part of the Hevea brasiliensis isolate MT/VB/25A 57/8 chromosome 16, ASM3005281v1, whole genome shotgun sequence genome is shown below.
ctcgatgatatcctgacccagactatgagcctgagcttggagagtttggtgaaccaacatatcgtccgggaaaaggctcatcatttaaagcaggagatccaaaaggtgggtcaggaagcggcTTCTGCCCGAGCTCAACTTTCATTCGCCTGagaatatatagctgaaattgaggggcggatgaaattctatgaggataaattggctgagcaggctcatgttcttgaagaagctcAGGCActccgagctgctgatgtcgctAGCCTCACTGCAGAACTTAGAGTGAAAGAAGAAGGGGCAGTGatgagggaggccggtgcttatgtgaacgcccacggggaccttttggccgagctcaagaagcgttatcccgaggaggacttttcctggatggtggacctggctccccaagacgaagaggatagcgaggaggaggctgagggtgatagagagggtgaacaaaatgtagaacaggctgggggtgatcctctagccgaatgacttgtatttttattttgaaatgaaacgaagttctttcttttgttcaatgacttgatgagatcggaacgaatctaaattgtacaagcgcctgactgtctgaaccaattagaacatcaaactgaaaagtgattattaatccaagtataagagatcgaaaaaacattgtaagcatgagatcggctgaaaACGAACACCGAACGGGACTTAagcttattaaaattggaaacctgatttgaacacttaagatcggaagcatcattaaaccggattaaaaccttaactttattaaacgattatccataaaattttaaaatggagATCGAAAATAAAactggatggcacgaagacctaatgttggtttgatttcgtttgacgagagatcgaaaatgtgattaacTGGCCAAGAGACTTAATAATTGGTTTAAGAGATCGGTAGGGATTTGAGCGATTCGGAAACTTGGTATTGGTTCGGTTTCTTTagagagagatcagaaatgtgatcGTCTGGCAAGGAGACTTAGTGTCGGTTTAGATCCCTATGAAGAGAGATCGAAAACGAATGGAGACTTGGTAATGCGGATagatttcaaagtttattgatttcgaggatcgaccaaaatatggtgtcgacaatggatggtaagaaaattatgattcctattgcaatagtcttataatattgttaaggaccgcggggcaggtttatagaatttttaaagttagtttggatagtttttgaaaaatattagttttgaagtcttataattgagttgtctaatgttgtgattattgcttggttttgagggcccaggaggggccatataatgatgatgagatatgggttgagcttagaagtgttatttgaatcattttgcaggttgggtaggtcataggtataggggagcctctgccggattttcagcacaacttagggtatttttggtcttttctaaacttgtattgagtcaaatatattaaataattataataaaattgtcaggtgagccgggacagtctttctcctccgtccagccgccgcagtgacctcggttcaagtttgtgagtaaaatattaattttaattataatttcgatattattatatattcaagcatgcccatggatcacttataaatatgtatctatgtagttaaatactagacacgttttatattgcattcttaattgttgaagtgtcatggatgttatttgtggtaatttggagcagtgtgtgtgcgtggcgtgcatgtggtgtggtattggatatggacaggatggatagacacggcttgagagacactcgctgggaccccgcatttggtttattaagcgaaagtccggcttgagagacactcgctggcaaaggttggattaagagggctgtataggggatcagctctcatatatatatattgtttgacagtgttaggtgtgtgagtgctccaaattgcctttttgctaatTGTGATATGAATTAcatgaaaaatttatgaggatGTTGCATATCACTCTACAGGatgtattagttttagatagctatagagattatgattaaaattggtattttactctctgagtcaaatacTCACTCCTAtttatctatttttccaggctacaggaggattatttgttgtggctaacctgctcttcttctttgcaggtccattgatagtatttaatatattttgtataattgagttaaaaactccgcctaagtagtttgcgcttagccagtcccaagcccggataaaggaggagggttgcggtaggtgacaaccaacgtaaaaatttcgtcacaccctatgatatgaattcaaatgatataaacgttggggcgtcctctactaacaacgcgctacatcggagcccgggtgtagtgataaatatgcaagggtgtagggcattcaccgaaagcgacgcgccatgccggcgcccgggtgtggtgttaagtgagcaagggttcccacatcatggacgggtgtgggtaaagaagttagtccataggacagataatagaacaaatagtggaacagaacacaagatagatatagaaaacaatagaagatatcatagaaggagaccaattaggaaggagcaggataggaggaggatcagggttggtacttggaatgttggatcacttacaggaaaattgatggagcttgtggataccttggaaaggagaagggtgaatattgcttgcattcaggagactaaatgggtaggagagaaaagtaaggaagtgggtaattcagggtacaaactgtggtttaccggaaaggagagaaatgagaacggagtgggtataatcatagacagaacattgaaagacgcagtagtagctgtgaaaagagtaggagatagaattatactagtaaagctagtactagaaggagaaacaataaatatagttagtgcttatgccccacaaataggactagacagtgagagtaaacaaaggttttgggaagatatggatgatttaatgcaaagcataccgaatgaagagaatgttttcattggtggagatttgaatggacatgtaggaagtgataggcaaggttatgagaatgttcatagaggttttggttttgtgatcaaaatgaggaggaaaaagcatcctggattttgctatggcatacgacctaatactagcaaatacctactttataaaaagagagtcacatttagtgactttcaaaagtgggcaacatagaagccaaatcgacttcctcttaataggaagacaaatagagctctatgcaaggattgtaaggtcattccaggagaggctttaacaagtcaacataggttggtggtcttggatgtcaagtttaggaacaattcaagtaaggttagaagaaatagtgtagctcgaacaaagtggtgggagttcaaaggagtaaagcaagtgaagttcaaaaatgagcttctcgagtccgaagtatggaagctagatatggaggccaatgatatgtggatacagatggcatcaaagattagagaagtagctagaaaagtacttggagagtctaaaggacatggaccaccctcaaaagagagatggtggtggaatgaggaagtacaaaaggcagtgaagagaaagaggaaatgatataagaaattacctaagtgtgataataatgagacatatgaatagtacaagatagcaaaaaaagagataaaaaaaagCAGTTAGTCaggcaagagcacaggcctttgaaaagttatataagaaacttgaaactaaagaaggggagaaagatatttatagattagcaaggaggagagaaaagaaatgtcaagatctcaatcaagttaggtgcattaaggataaagaaggaaaagtgttggtaaaagatgaggacattaaagaaagatggagaaattattttaatgatctctttaataatagtcaaaatggtaatagcgtgaatatagattatagaacaatagaaaagaatgtaaattatacggaaggattcgatctttagaagtaaaggaagcacttaagagaatgaaagtgggtaaagcacaTGGacagatgaaataccaattgaagtgtgaaagtatttgggagatatgggagtggcatggttaactaaattatttaataagattctaaacccaAAGAAAAtgcatgatgaatggaggaagagtattttagtacttatttttaaaaataagggagacatacagagttgctcaaactataggggaattaaactcatgagccatactatgaagttgtgggagagagttgtggagcatcgactacgtcatgatacttctatctctctcaatcaatttggtttcatgcccagtcgttcaactatggaagcgatctttctcattagaagcttgatggagaaatatagagatgtgaagaaagatctacacatggttttattgatttggagaaggcttatgatagtgttccaagagaggtcttatggaatgtgttagaacaaaagagggtatctattaggtacatacaagtattgaaagatatgtatgaaggagcaactactattgtgcgcacagtgggaggggacacaagtgattttccgatctcaattggattacaccaaggatcagccataagcccttacctttttacattagttttagatgaactgacgaaacatatacaagagagtattccttggtgcatgatgtttgcggatgatattgttctgatagatgagacacgagaaggagtcaataggaagctagaactttggagaagtactctagagtcaaagggttttaagttaagtagaacgaagacagaatacatgcattgcaagttcagtgaaggcgaagggtgatagggaaggagttagtttgaatggagtggtactgtcccaaagtaatcactttaaatatctaggctcagtccttcaagtagatgggggatgtgaggaggatgttagtcataggattaaagccggatggttgaagtggagacgtgccacgggagttttatgtgatcgtaagattcccaataaattaaaaggaaaattttaccgtacagccatacgaccggctatgttatatggtagtgagtgttgggcactgaaagagtcatatgcatctaagataagagttgcagatatgagaatgttaaggtggatgagtggccatactagactagataaagtccgtaatgagagtattagagaaaaggtaggagtggtgccaattgaagataagttgagagaagggagattgaggtggtttggtcatgtgaagcgtagacatacggaggctccagttagacaagtagagcacattaggttagaggatagaaagaaaaaaaggggtagacctaaattaacttggaggagagtagtacaacatgacttagaagcattaaacatttctgaggatttaacccaaaatcgttcagagtggaaaaagtgaatccatataaccgaccccaaatttttgggataaaggcttagttgagttgagttgagttgttgagttaaatttttagactccatatgtgttagaagcacttattttatttgggcctgtattataaaaattatgtTAGACCTGTatgattattaactgtatgcatgatgggattggatgagggagctgagctccccaatttcttatatattgtgtttataagtcgggcgagtcaaaaactccctgttaaATTGTCCATTTTATagctggactctgtccggttgaattcttgaaattaggcttaaatgggccttagagttgggttaaggaacagttaggcttactacgaacctcgggggctttaggcgggCCTagatcctagtgccagtccggcccataggttgggtcgtgacagttagattcaaatttttactcttttaatcttttttattgaaaaaataatgatattcattttgcatgtaattattttttatgcatgtaattatttttttaaaactttAATGTTTAAAAAAATCCAAGCCAAAcattatttatgacataagaaaatatCTTATGTACCAttgattttcttttcctttcaaaTAATTTAAGGATATGGTGCTGAAGTGGTTTGTGATGGTATCTAGCATTAGAATGTTAGGTAAGATATAATATTGGAAAATAAGAGAAGATCCAATAATGGAGGATGATGCAAACAACAAGCATTCAACCAAAGCATAGGCTTTGAAGATGATCTTGGCTAATTAATTTATAAGCAGCCAAAGAGCAGgcatttatacattttatttttcaagTTCAGATATTATTATGAGTTCCatgattttcatggaaaaataagATTTCAAAGAAACTAGAAGATTTTTTTTGTTAGTTATTTGTTTGGTAATATTGCCGGGACGGACCGACAAAGGGTACACTTTCATTTATTCAAGGTGGTCATGTGGCCTGAGTGACATGAACATTGCAGCATACCGTCGAAGCAGATTCTCAATGTTCCCATTTAACACTACAGGAAGCACTAGACCTCTAGTTCTCATTCTGTATCGTCGCCAAGCAAATTGTATGTTCACAGCTGCCCATGTTCGCCAATTAGATGAGTTATATCTCAATGTTCGCTTGAGTCTTTGGCTAGCAAACGTGTACCTGAAGTGATCAGTGATATACCTGAGATGGTTTGCATCAAGACCAAATGCTTCTGTTGAATCCAGACAATAAAACGTTGCAGATGAGGCTGGAAGTCGGTCTATAAATGGACGGCGAAGGCACCAGGAGAGCAATTCATCACCTAAGAAGCCTCCAGGCTCAAGCACACTTGTGGCTACCATGCCTTTACTAAGTCCTTGGCTACGCTTCACACGTCCACGCACTATAAAATACATCCTTGGCACAGGATCTCCTTCTCTAATTATCTGTCTCACAGGGAAGATCAAGATGTTAAACAAATTCAGTATAGTTCATCGATAAGTAACAAAATCCCTCGTGAACTGTGATTTCGCACCTTTTCGCCTTTGCTGTAGATAAGGGGCTTGACCCGATCACAAATGTTGTCAAGAATAAGATCATCCAAATTGTGAAACAGAGGTGCCTGAGCAACAGAAATTGCGATTAGAACATATTAATAAGATTTCTGTCATGTAGATCACATATTTTTCATCGACATTCTTCACAAGCTCATTGGGAGATAGTTCAGTTAATTACCTTTCTGATGAGGTCTACGCAGAGATGGCGCTTGATATCTCTTCGGAGGCCCTCAGGCAACTCTTCCATCCACTTAATCTCATCTTCTCCTCCCATGACTGCCCATCTCTGATTTTCAAAATGCCGAACTCTTCGTCTTAAATCAGGTGGCAATTGTCTTCTACTCATCCACCATTCTATGTCTCGACGCTTCAGCTGCATGTTTTTGTTTTTTGCCAAGATCACAGACAAAAATACCTATAAAACAATAGCAAGTTATCAACTCCTTATTTTTGAAATGTGCTTCTATGTCAATGTAAAATTAAACAAGGAAACTTTATCACCTGGATGTTCCCAACCATTAAAGTGAAGAGAGTAAAGCCAAACAGCACAATGAATATACTGAACACGACTTCTATCAAGTTACTTGTTGGATCGAGCGCATTGCCGAAAGAGCTGTCATAAAAGCAAGATatcaaaagaaagaaaaaaaaaaaaaaaaaacagatgaGATGATGTAaagcaagttcaaaatatattaccTGAGATTCAACAGGCCCCAAAATATGGGATAAAGTACCCTGACTGCAAGTGAATTGCTGGTAACAACTAGAAGCCCCTCTGTGTAGATCCCATGATTGAATGGTCCTTCATCATCCAAGCACAATGGTTTTGCAATCATTTTTGAGTTATTGCCACATTGGTTTCCAAATTTATCTTCAGGATACATAAATTGATAACAAACATCCATTGAGCATGACAAAGAGAGGTTGCAGTTGCTATTTCTTTCGCACTGTTCCTTGAGGCATGACATTACATGCTGAGTAGCAAGCACATACCAGCATCCTCCAATAACCTGCATCAAGCAGGTTGTTACTGTACTGAAAATGAACCGATTATAAGTATTTATTAACGGCTAAAAGGAAAAAATTAAGTAGACTAACATGAGAGGCAATCAGGTAGGCAATGAGATTAAGGCCAAAACCCCACCAAATGGTGCCAAAAATGTAGCCTGTGACCTTTCGCATTCTGCTCATCAAGCAAAAGCTATGGTAGAGCTTAGGGAGGAATTGAAACAAGAAGGTTAGCAATACTATTGTTAATACCAGCTCAATCTTCTCCTGTACCACCAATTTTGGCACCAACAACCAAAATATTGCCTGCCAACGAAAGAAACCAGAAGAGTGAACCAACTTGTTAACAATAACATTGACATCAAACTATTAAGCTTGGTGTTAAAAAAGAAGAGCGTCCAGCCACTGCTGTAGATGCCCAATGCTCAAGTGCTTACACGGTCCAGAAAATCAAGAGCTCAATTCTTGAGAATCTCCTCTTTAAAATGTTTCCAAAATACTAATAATCAAGGTAATTACTAATATTCatggcttttttttttatttttctaatcaaCTTCTATAAAGAAGTCGTGACAACCGATCCAAACTAGCccaattttaatttaaagaatcgaggttaaaatttataaaataatatttaattttttaacattttactaaacatataattaattttataagggTTGAACCTTATTCTATTCAATTAAATGCACTCTTAATTTCAATTCGATTTGATATGATATCAAATCAAATTaagataatttaatttgattgtttgatgaataaaaattatatttaataactttaattgaaataatttttgaaataaaattaacatgTTTTAGTATGaaaaactttcattttttttaactaaagatATTTAACCACTTGAAAAGCTGAAATAACCATCTTCTGTATTTGAATGGACCAACCTGAGGAAATGGGAGTATGACAAAGGCATCCAACCAGAATCCCTTCAGCGACCTTACGTAATGGGAAGCGATGGCACGTGCGTCCCACACGAGTTTGCCACAGCCAAAAACAAGAGACTCCCTTGACACGTAGGCCAACCTGAATTGCAACCACAAATGCCAGAGGTGCACAGCGTCCAGGCACGTGCGAGCAACGGTAACGAAAGCCGCTACCCCATCGTCCACGTACAAACACGGGGCCCCACCTTTCCCTAATGATAAACTCAAGGCGTAAAAGAAAAGCGGATCAACAGCCAAAGATATTGCACGTGCTAACAAGAACACCCGGTTCCACCACTGGACCCACTGGCTACGTGGGTCCAGGATGGGCCCAAAAGGGCCAGTGAGAGCATGGGTCGGGTTAGACTTGGGTAAAGAAGCACGTATTGGAACGAGGGAAGAACCGGCGGAGGCTTGCCAATGGGGGTGGTGGGCAGTGGAGCTGTCACAGCTGGTGGAGTGGAAGACGGGGACGCCAACCTGGGTACAAGCATAACACTCGGTGGAGCCCAAAACGGCGTCGTAATTACCTCCATTGCAATGATCGGTAAGTTTGTTTGTGAGTCTTGCAAGATTGAGCCACCTGAGATGATAAAATGAGCATCAATGGATAGAAAACGAGCAATTAATTAATCGATTAGATAAATAAAAACAGGAGTCAAAAGTTGACCTGAAAGACGACATGATTGAATGAAGAGGAGAAGGAGGACGGATCACAAAGGGATTGTGTCTTGAAGTGCATGAAAGAGATGCAAATGTAATGGGTGACACTGTGACAGAGATGAGAGGAAGATTACAGAGAGTACAAAGATGGTGGGGTTGGTGTTCAGTGACGACGAACTAAAGAGTGAGAGTCATGTGaacttttttctttcctttttttttgctTTCTGAATTATATGATCAGCTTTTGCAAGCAACTTTCGAAGTTTGATTCTGATACTTTGCTTTTCATTTCTCACCCCAAAATaggctttttctttttgtttctttTGGAAAATAAAAGTATTATTTGAACATGGATGATGcaatttggattttgtttataTAATCTCAGATTTTTCTTTTTGTTGCTACTTTCACATTTGAAACTCTGTTCAAGAATCCCACTTTTCTTATAAGTAGAATTATCTCCTTGTTCTAACaactatttttttaattgtaaaaaataaGTTTTTTAAATATGACAGTCATAATATTTTAGTTCTGAAATCTAACATCAATCAGACTATTGACTGAcgtcttttatttaatttaatcttaTGAGAAAGAATTTATCATCAAATTGAACAATCACCATTAAtttttattacacttttaaataaatataatatttaattatcataCCATACGTGAATTCAACCCACGGAAACAAAGACTATCGTACTAGGTTCACTGGGTTAACTAACTGCTAGGCTACCAGCTCTTGTTCTAACATTTCCCATTATGGCAGAGATGCATTTCATAATTAATAATGATAAGCCTAAGAAATTGATAAACACACTCTAACGAGAAATTCTAATACATTTTGCCCTcatcatatatatgtgaaattttttataaattataaaatataaatttcatatttattttgataaatcaattttaatatatctaataatttttcaacACAGTCAACTTAACTTTAAGAaattaagattaattttaattttgtatacATGTTTCCCAATTTTTTTAAAGTTATATATAATAGAGGCCTAAAACTATTATTTAAACCCTCGTTTATAAAGGTTGAACTATTTTTTGACATGATGTCAAAGTTTCCCagataaaaatttcaaaattcaaatggAATAGTTACTTGATAATAtattgtataaaaaaaaatttctattccTAAACTCCTATATATaagacaaataattaataattacacTTTGCTATTAGAATGTTTCAGCTGTGTATAGGTTTCTGCAATTTCCACCTTACATCTATCAAAATGATAAGCAACTCTGTGATTGTGGAAATATatacttttatttttaatatttgaaatcacaaattctttttcatatataatgAATAGTACTGAAAAatatatgataaattataataaaatgatttaaagacttaaatataattaaaatattaaatttcacaaattaaaatatgataaagaaatttaaataaaatgtacAGCATCaccaaataatatatatatactcaACCAAATTCCGAGAGATGTTAATAATTTACCCACCATGGCTGCGAAATTTAACATGGGCTGCTGCTTTTTTTGAACAGGAAGACAGGAACCAATTCTTTAAAACATAAACGACAACTCAAATCTCTCAAAATAAGAGCATGAAAATATGAAAAGGGAATGATATATTGCAGTGATGATTTGGTTAGTTTTGTTTACGAACTTGTCTATCTTAATATACATGATTAGCATGTATAATTACTTTGCAATGATTTTGGTAACCTCTAGAAGCttaattaattgattataaatttcttttcttgctggctaaagatgaaagaaaaagaaatcaaacaATCTAAAAGATTATCCAAATTTAGACATACCAATATCCAATTACTCTACTATAAGGCATCCTTTTTGAAGCAGATATAGCTGTAGACCATATATATATCCAACCCCAGCAGCTGGTGGCTAGCTAGCTCTCCTGCAAACCTGATTTCAATCTCATCAGCTTCAATAGCAGatcattaattaaaaatgaaaaatattctaATTAAACATGTAATCAGAAACCGATGACAATCATCCTCCTGGTTATCTATTTTCTTCCTGCCACATGCGCTAAAACCAGCAATATTACCAGAACAGAAGAAAGACAAGACTTGGTGACTTTGCGGGTAATCACATTCACACGTTTCTTTTACCTTCCCGGCATATGCACACATCTTACATGAAATGACGGTTGGTTAATTTCTAGTAGTGTATGTACCTGAAGCTGCTGCTAGGGTTGCATATATACTATACTCCACTGAAAAATAAGAGCAAGCCCTCTACAATTTCTTTAACGAGAATTGAGAACCTTTAGCATTCGATCAACTTCTTGAAGCCGAAATAAAGATTGCATTACTGAAAACaa
Proteins encoded:
- the LOC110666187 gene encoding cyclic nucleotide-gated ion channel 2 isoform X3, which codes for MPYSRVIGYWWLNLARLTNKLTDHCNGGNYDAVLGSTECYACTQVGVPVFHSTSCDSSTAHHPHWQASAGSSLVPIRASLPKSNPTHALTGPFGPILDPRSQWVQWWNRVFLLARAISLAVDPLFFYALSLSLGKGGAPCLYVDDGVAAFVTVARTCLDAVHLWHLWLQFRLAYVSRESLVFGCGKLVWDARAIASHYVRSLKGFWLDAFVILPFPQAIFWLLVPKLVVQEKIELVLTIVLLTFLFQFLPKLYHSFCLMSRMRKVTGYIFGTIWWGFGLNLIAYLIASHVIGGCWYVLATQHVMSCLKEQCERNSNCNLSLSCSMDVCYQFMYPEDKFGNQCGNNSKMIAKPLCLDDEGPFNHGIYTEGLLVVTSNSLAVRVLYPIFWGLLNLSSFGNALDPTSNLIEVVFSIFIVLFGFTLFTLMVGNIQVFLSVILAKNKNMQLKRRDIEWWMSRRQLPPDLRRRVRHFENQRWAVMGGEDEIKWMEELPEGLRRDIKRHLCVDLIRKAPLFHNLDDLILDNICDRVKPLIYSKGEKIIREGDPVPRMYFIVRGRVKRSQGLSKGMVATSVLEPGGFLGDELLSWCLRRPFIDRLPASSATFYCLDSTEAFGLDANHLSCEHTICLATIQNEN
- the LOC110666187 gene encoding cyclic nucleotide-gated ion channel 2 isoform X2, which codes for MSSFRWLNLARLTNKLTDHCNGGNYDAVLGSTECYACTQVGVPVFHSTSCDSSTAHHPHWQASAGSSLVPIRASLPKSNPTHALTGPFGPILDPRSQWVQWWNRVFLLARAISLAVDPLFFYALSLSLGKGGAPCLYVDDGVAAFVTVARTCLDAVHLWHLWLQFRLAYVSRESLVFGCGKLVWDARAIASHYVRSLKGFWLDAFVILPFPQAIFWLLVPKLVVQEKIELVLTIVLLTFLFQFLPKLYHSFCLMSRMRKVTGYIFGTIWWGFGLNLIAYLIASHVIGGCWYVLATQHVMSCLKEQCERNSNCNLSLSCSMDVCYQFMYPEDKFGNQCGNNSKMIAKPLCLDDEGPFNHGIYTEGLLVVTSNSLAVRVLYPIFWGLLNLSSFGNALDPTSNLIEVVFSIFIVLFGFTLFTLMVGNIQVFLSVILAKNKNMQLKRRDIEWWMSRRQLPPDLRRRVRHFENQRWAVMGGEDEIKWMEELPEGLRRDIKRHLCVDLIRKAPLFHNLDDLILDNICDRVKPLIYSKGEKIIREGDPVPRMYFIVRGRVKRSQGLSKGMVATSVLEPGGFLGDELLSWCLRRPFIDRLPASSATFYCLDSTEAFGLDANHLRYITDHFRYTFASQRLKRTLRYNSSNWRTWAAVNIQFAWRRYRMRTRGLVLPVVLNGNIENLLRRYAAMFMSLRPHDHLE
- the LOC110666187 gene encoding cyclic nucleotide-gated ion channel 2 isoform X1; this encodes MPYSRVIGYWWLNLARLTNKLTDHCNGGNYDAVLGSTECYACTQVGVPVFHSTSCDSSTAHHPHWQASAGSSLVPIRASLPKSNPTHALTGPFGPILDPRSQWVQWWNRVFLLARAISLAVDPLFFYALSLSLGKGGAPCLYVDDGVAAFVTVARTCLDAVHLWHLWLQFRLAYVSRESLVFGCGKLVWDARAIASHYVRSLKGFWLDAFVILPFPQAIFWLLVPKLVVQEKIELVLTIVLLTFLFQFLPKLYHSFCLMSRMRKVTGYIFGTIWWGFGLNLIAYLIASHVIGGCWYVLATQHVMSCLKEQCERNSNCNLSLSCSMDVCYQFMYPEDKFGNQCGNNSKMIAKPLCLDDEGPFNHGIYTEGLLVVTSNSLAVRVLYPIFWGLLNLSSFGNALDPTSNLIEVVFSIFIVLFGFTLFTLMVGNIQVFLSVILAKNKNMQLKRRDIEWWMSRRQLPPDLRRRVRHFENQRWAVMGGEDEIKWMEELPEGLRRDIKRHLCVDLIRKAPLFHNLDDLILDNICDRVKPLIYSKGEKIIREGDPVPRMYFIVRGRVKRSQGLSKGMVATSVLEPGGFLGDELLSWCLRRPFIDRLPASSATFYCLDSTEAFGLDANHLRYITDHFRYTFASQRLKRTLRYNSSNWRTWAAVNIQFAWRRYRMRTRGLVLPVVLNGNIENLLRRYAAMFMSLRPHDHLE